The following are encoded together in the Leptospira langatensis genome:
- the nusA gene encoding transcription termination factor NusA → MAVKKKEAEVNLLEAIQQFCADKSLDREAVMGVIRDSLVTAYKKKSGIETLDEEANPIKVEFASGTDGENVVIVVSRKVVESSPANGLEISLEEARTVYPDANVDDVLDFKEKPMELSRIISSQAKQMVFQRLRDMEKELLYQEYKAKEGELTHGYFQRWKKDAMSIDLGKVEGIMPKREQNPGEKYHSGDRLKAIIQKVELRPREPIPVITLSRASADFVRKLFEMEIPEIYDGLVEIVNVARQPSIRTKVVVYATRGDIDPVGACVGMKGVRIQSIVRELGNERIDIVQYSSDPTEFIANAISPAKPYDVKADSIGREAMVIVPEEQLSLAIGINGSNVKLASQLTGFRIDIKTIAQYNEEFSSPEARERLDKLFSPPAEITEDEDDGVTALEDLPGLSARLIGLLRSAGINNVETLIEISQDDLAKLPGIGQTTAAQILRILAESVEWVEES, encoded by the coding sequence ATGGCAGTTAAGAAGAAAGAAGCCGAAGTCAATCTGTTGGAAGCAATCCAGCAATTTTGTGCCGACAAGTCCCTGGATAGGGAAGCCGTGATGGGAGTCATACGTGATTCCTTGGTCACCGCATACAAGAAGAAGTCCGGCATAGAGACTTTAGACGAAGAAGCAAATCCGATCAAAGTCGAATTCGCATCCGGCACTGACGGAGAGAATGTCGTAATCGTAGTTTCCCGCAAAGTAGTGGAATCCTCTCCTGCAAACGGATTGGAGATCTCTTTGGAAGAAGCGAGAACAGTTTATCCTGACGCGAACGTAGACGACGTGTTGGACTTCAAAGAGAAGCCGATGGAGCTCTCTCGTATTATTTCCAGCCAAGCCAAGCAAATGGTATTCCAGCGCCTAAGAGATATGGAAAAAGAACTTCTGTATCAAGAATACAAGGCAAAAGAAGGCGAACTCACTCATGGTTACTTCCAACGTTGGAAGAAGGACGCTATGTCCATCGACCTCGGAAAGGTCGAAGGGATCATGCCTAAGAGAGAGCAAAACCCTGGTGAGAAATATCATAGCGGGGATCGTCTCAAAGCAATCATACAAAAAGTGGAACTTCGTCCTAGAGAACCGATCCCAGTGATCACTCTTTCTCGTGCTTCCGCGGATTTCGTTCGTAAACTATTCGAAATGGAGATCCCTGAGATCTATGACGGATTGGTCGAGATCGTAAACGTAGCTCGTCAACCTTCCATTCGTACCAAGGTAGTGGTATATGCAACTCGCGGGGACATTGATCCTGTGGGAGCTTGCGTGGGAATGAAAGGAGTTCGTATCCAATCCATCGTAAGAGAACTTGGAAATGAAAGGATCGATATCGTTCAGTATTCTTCCGACCCGACGGAATTTATCGCAAACGCGATCTCTCCGGCGAAACCTTACGATGTAAAGGCGGATTCTATAGGAAGAGAGGCAATGGTTATCGTTCCTGAGGAACAATTATCTCTTGCAATTGGGATCAACGGGTCCAATGTCAAGTTGGCGTCTCAATTAACAGGTTTCAGAATCGATATCAAAACGATAGCCCAGTATAACGAAGAGTTCTCTTCTCCGGAAGCTAGGGAGAGATTGGATAAACTATTCAGTCCTCCTGCAGAAATTACGGAAGATGAGGATGACGGAGTCACCGCTCTGGAAGACTTGCCTGGACTTTCTGCCCGACTGATCGGACTCTTGAGAAGTGCGGGTATCAACAACGTAGAGACATTGATCGAGATTAGCCAGGATGATCTGGCAAAGCTCCCAGGAATTGGACAGACTACGGCAGCGCAGATCTTAAGAATTCTCGCAGAATCCGTAGAGTGGGTAGAGGAAAGCTAA